TGTTTTTCAAATAAAGCATAATTATTCTCCACCACGACCCAGGTAAACTTTCTGCACGGTAGGATCGGCAAGAACTTCCGTTACGCTGCCTTCCATCAGAATTTTTCCTTCATGAAGGACTGTCACCTTGTCGGCAACCTGCTTCACGAAATCCATATCGTGTTCAATAACGATGACGGTACAATCCTTCTTGATTT
The DNA window shown above is from Fibrobacter sp. and carries:
- a CDS encoding ABC transporter ATP-binding protein is translated as LAHGEKQWLEIAMQLVQKPEVIMLDEPAAGMGKPETFKTGEILKEIKKDCTVIVIEHDMDFVKQVADKVTVLHEGKILMEGSVTEVLADPTVQKVYLGRGGE